A window of the Hordeum vulgare subsp. vulgare chromosome 5H, MorexV3_pseudomolecules_assembly, whole genome shotgun sequence genome harbors these coding sequences:
- the LOC123394950 gene encoding probable cellulose synthase A catalytic subunit 3 [UDP-forming], whose product MEASAGLVAGSHNRNELVVIRRDGEPGARPLKQQNRGACQICGDDLGLGPGGDPFVACNECAFPVCRDCYEYERREGTQNCPQCKTRYKRLKGCARVPGDEEEDGADDLEDEFNWRDRDDSQYAAESMLHAHMTYGRGGDLDGVHQPFQPNPNVPLLTNGQMVDDIPPEQHALVPSFVGGGGKRIHPLPYADSNLPVQPRSMDPSKDIGSYGYGSVAWKERMESWKQKQERLHQTRNDGGKDWNGDGDDADLPLMDEARQPLSRKVPIPSSLINPYRMIIVIRLVIVCLFFHYRVMHPVHDAFVLWLISVICEIWFAMSWILDQFPKWFPIERETYLDRLTLRFDKEGQPSQLAPVDFFVSTVDPAKEPPLVTANTILSILAVDYPVDKLSCYVSDDGAAMLTFEGLSETSEFAKKWVPFCKKYSIEPRAPEWYFQQKIDYLKDKVVPNFVRDRRAMKREYEEFKIRINALVAKAQKVPEEGWTMQDGTPWPGNNVRDHPGMIQVFLGQSGGLDVEGNELPRLVYVSREKRPGYNHHKKAGAMNALVRVSAVLTNAPYMLNLDCDHYVNNSKAVKEAMCFMMDPLVGKKVCYVQFPQRFDSIDRHDRYANKNVVFFDINMKGLDGIQGPIYVGTGCVFRRQALYGYDAPKTKKPPSRTCNCWPKWCVCCFCFGNRKNKKKVTKPKTEKKKRLFFKKEENQSPAYALSEIDEAAAGAETQKAGIVNQQKLEKKFGQSAVFVASTLLENGGTLRCDSPASLLKEAIHVIGCGYEDKTDWGKEIGWIYGSVTEDILTGFKMHCHGWRSIYCIPKRPAFKGSAPLNLSDRLNQVLRWALGSIEIFFSNHCPLWYGYGGGLKFLERFSYINSIVYPWTSIPLLAYCTLPAICLLTGKFITPELSNLASIWYMSLFICIFATGILEMRWARVAVDDWWRNEQFWVIGGVSAHLFAVFQGLLKVIAGVDTSFTVTTKAGDDEEFSELYTFKWTTLLIPPTTLLLLNFIGVVAGISNAINNGYESWGPLFGKLFFAFWVIVHLYPFLKGLLGRQNRTPTIVIVWSILLASIISLLWVRVNPFLAKTDGPLLEECGLDCT is encoded by the exons ATGGAGGCCAGCGCGGGGCTGGTGGCCGGCTCGCACAACCGCAACGAGCTCGTCGTCATCCGCCGCGACGGGGAGCCAGGG GCGAGGCCGCTGAAGCAGCAGAACCGCGGGGCGTGCCAGATTTGCGGGGACGACCTGGGGCTCGGCCCCGGCGGCGACCCCTTCGTCGCCTGCAACGAGTGCGCCTTCCCCGTCTGCCGCGACTGCTACGAGTACGAGCGACGCGAGGGCACCCAGAACTGCCCACAGTGCAAGACCAGATACAAGCGCCTCAAGG GGTGCGCGCGCGTGCCcggggatgaggaggaggacggcgCCGACGACCTCGAGGACGAGTTCAACTGGAGGGACAGGGACGACTCGCAGTACGCCGCCGAGTCCATGCTCCATGCCCACATGACCTACGGCCGCGGCGGAGACCTCGACGGCGTGCACCAGCCCTTCCAGCCAAACCCCAATGTCCCCCTCCTCACCAATGGCCAGATG GTCGATGACATCCCGCCGGAGCAGCATGCCCTTGTTCCTTCCTTCGTCGGCGGCGGGGGAAAGAGGATCCACCCGCTCCCTTATGCTGATTCCAACCTTCCTG TGCAACCAAGATCCATGGACCCATCCAAGGATATTGGTTCCTACGGGTATGGGAGCGTCGCCTGGAAGGAGAGGATGGAGAGCTGGAAGCAGAAGCAGGAGAGGCTGCATCAGACCAGGAATGATGGCGGTAAAGACTGGAACGGGGATGGCGACGATGCAGATCTACCACT AATGGATGAAGCTAGACAGCCACTGTCCAGAAAGGTTCCCATTCCTTCAAGCCTGATTAATCCTTACAGGATGATCATTGTGATCCGTTTGGTGATTGTGTGTCTCTTCTTCCACTACCGTGTCATGCATCCGGTGCATGATGCATTTGTTTTGTGGCTCATATCTGTCATATGCGAGATATGGTTTGCCATGTCTTGGATTCTCGATCAATTCCCCAAGTGGTTTCCTATTGAGAGGGAGACTTACCTTGACCGGTTGACATTGAG GTTCGACAAGGAAGGCCAGCCATCTCAACTCGCCCCAGTTGATTTCTTTGTCAGTACAGTCGATCCCGCTAAGGAGCCTCCGCTAGTCACAGCAAACACTATCCTATCTATCCTGGCTGTAGATTATCCGGTTGACAAGCTCTCTTGCTATGTTTCTGATGATGGTGCTGCCATGCTGACATTCGAAGGATTGTCTGAAACATCTGAATTTGCAAAGAAATGGGTTCCTTTCTGTAAGAAGTACAGTATTGAGCCtcgtgctccagagtggtactttCAACAGAAGATAGACTACCTGAAAGACAAGGTGGTACCAAACTTTGTTAGGGACAGGAGAGCAATGAAG AGAGAGTATGAGGAATTCAAGATCCGAATCAATGCCTTGGTTGCTAAAGCCCAGAAAGTTCCTGAGGAAGGATGGACCATGCAGGATGGTACTCCCTGGCCAGGAAACAATGTCCGTGATCACCCTGGAATGATTCAG GTCTTCCTTGGTCAAAGTGGTGGCCTTGATGTGGAAGGAAATGAGCTGCCTCGATTGGTTTATGTTTCAAGAGAAAAACGGCCAGGCTATAACCATCACAAGAAGGCTGGTGCTATGAACGCATTG GTCCGGGTCTCTGCTGTACTAACTAATGCTCCATACATGCTGAACTTGGATTGTGATCACTATGTGAACAACAGCAAGGCAGTCAAGGAAGCAATGTGTTTCATGATGGATCCTTTGGTCGGAAAGAAGGTTTGTTATGTGCAGTTCCCTCAAAGATTCGACTCCATTGACCGTCACGATCGATATGCCAACAAGAACGTCGTCTTCTTTGAT ATCAACATGAAAGGTTTGGATGGTATTCAAGGCCCCATCTATGTTGGTACTGGATGTGTCTTCAGAAGGCAGGCACTGTACGGTTATGATGCTCCCAAAACAAAGAAGCCACCGTCAAGGACTTGTAACTGCTGGCCAAAGTGGTGTGTGTGCTGTTTCTGCTTCGGTaacaggaagaacaagaagaaggttaCCAAGCCAAAgacagaaaagaagaagaggttgTTTTTCAAGAAGGAAGAGAATCAATCACCTGCGTACGCACTTAGTGAAATTGATGAAGCCGCCGCAG GAGCTGAAACTCAGAAGGCTGGTATTGTAAACCAACAGAAGCTAGAGAAGAAATTTGGCCAGTCTGCcgtttttgttgcatccacacttctTGAGAATGGTGGAACCCTGAGGTGTGATAGTCCTGCTTCTCTTCTGAAGGAAGCTATCCATGTCATCGGTTGTGGCTATGAAGACAAGACAGACTGGGGAAAAGAG ATTGGCTGGATCTATGGGTCAGTTACAGAGGATATCCTAACTGGGTTTAAGATGCATTGCCATGGCTGGCGATCAATTTACTGCATTCCTAAACGGCCTGCATTCAAGGGTTCTGCGCCTCTCAATCTTTCAGATCGTCTTAACCAGGTTCTTCGGTGGGCTCTTGGGTCTATTGAGATCTTCTTCAGCAACCATTGCCCTCTTTGGTATGGGTATGGTGGTGGACTGAAATTTTTGGAAAGATTttcctacatcaactccattgtctATCCTTGGACCTCCATTCCACTTCTGGCTTACTGTACGTTGCCCGCTATCTGCTTGTTAACGGGCAAGTTCATCACTCCAGAG CTTAGCAACCTTGCCAGTATCTGGTACATGTCACTTTTCATCTGCATTTTCGCTACGGGTATTCTGGAAATGAGATGGGCTCGTGTCGCAGTTGACGATTGGTGGAGAAACGAGCAGTTCTGGGTCATTGGAGGTGTCTCTGCCCATCTATTTGCCGTGTTCCAAGGACTTCTCAAGGTGATAGCTGGTGTGGACACTAGCTTCACCGTCACAACAAAGGCCGGAGATGATGAGGAGTTTTCTGAGCTGTACACATTCAAATGGACAACCTTGTTGATTCCCCCGACCACCCTGCTTCTGCTGAACTTCATCGGTGTGGTTGCTGGCATCTCCAACGCAATCAACAACGGATATGAATCATGGGGGCCTCTCTTCGGGAAGCTCTTCTTCGCGTTCTGGGTGATTGTTCATCTGTACCCGTTCCTCAAGGGTCTGTTGGGAAGGCAGAACAGGACCCCGACGATCGTGATCGTCTGGTCCATCCTGTTGGCTTCGATCATCTCGCTCCTGTGGGTGCGTGTGAACCCTTTCCTCGCCAAGACCGACGGCCCTCTTCTGGAGGAGTGCGGTCTGGACTGCACCTAG